From a single Mycolicibacterium mengxianglii genomic region:
- a CDS encoding fibronectin-binding protein, with translation MLVRIAALTGGLLLAGGLLAAPAPAEPGMPPCELALSFLCGMLPAMPQLDHDIDLTTELPPADALPEAPMADPCAAGCL, from the coding sequence ATGCTGGTCCGGATTGCCGCTCTCACTGGAGGTCTCCTTCTGGCCGGCGGGCTGCTGGCCGCCCCGGCGCCTGCCGAACCCGGTATGCCGCCGTGTGAGCTGGCACTGAGTTTCCTCTGCGGGATGTTGCCCGCGATGCCCCAACTCGACCACGACATCGACCTGACGACCGAACTGCCGCCCGCGGATGCACTGCCGGAAGCGCCGATGGCCGACCCGTGCGCGGCTGGGTGTCTCTGA
- the hsaB gene encoding 3-hydroxy-9,10-secoandrosta-1,3,5(10)-triene-9,17-dione monooxygenase reductase subunit, protein MTDTIDPRTFRSVLGQFCTGITIITTVNDGVPVGFACQSFAALSLDPPLVLFCPTKVSRSWKAIEASGHFCVNMLTEKQKPVSARFGSKEPDKFAGIDWHPSKLGSPIIDGSLAHIECTVASVHDGGDHFVVFGAVQSLSEVPRVKPRPLLFYRGEYTGIEPDKNSPAQWRDDLEAFITATTPDTWL, encoded by the coding sequence GTGACTGACACGATCGACCCGCGTACGTTCCGGAGTGTGCTCGGGCAGTTCTGCACCGGCATCACCATCATCACCACGGTGAATGACGGTGTGCCCGTGGGCTTCGCCTGTCAGTCCTTTGCGGCGCTGTCGCTGGATCCACCGCTGGTGTTGTTCTGCCCCACCAAGGTCTCGCGGTCCTGGAAGGCGATCGAGGCCAGCGGACACTTCTGCGTCAACATGCTCACCGAGAAGCAGAAGCCGGTGTCGGCGCGCTTCGGTTCCAAGGAGCCGGACAAGTTCGCCGGAATCGACTGGCACCCGTCGAAGCTGGGATCGCCGATCATCGACGGCTCACTGGCCCACATCGAGTGCACGGTGGCATCGGTGCACGACGGTGGCGATCACTTTGTGGTGTTCGGTGCGGTGCAGTCGTTGTCGGAGGTGCCTAGGGTCAAGCCGCGGCCGTTGCTGTTCTATCGCGGCGAGTACACCGGCATCGAGCCGGACAAGAACTCGCCGGCGCAGTGGCGCGACGACCTGGAGGCGTTCATCACCGCCACCACCCCCGACACCTGGCTCTAA
- the hsaC gene encoding iron-dependent extradiol dioxygenase HsaC produces the protein MSIRSLGYLRLEATDVAAWREYALKVLGMVEGKGVDGASPEGALYLRMDEFPARLIVVPGERDRLLQSGWETSNAAGLQEIRKRLEVEGTPYKEATAAELADRRVDEMITFEDPSGNTLEIFHGVALEHRRVVSPYGHKFVTEEQGLGHVVLTTRDDAESTHFYRDVLGFKLRDSMRLPPQLVGRPADGAPAWLRFFGVNPRHHSLAFMPGETPSGIVHLMMEVDNSDDVGLCLDRALRRKVPMSATLGRHVNDKMLSFYMKTPGGFDVEFGCEGLEVTDDDWVARESTAVSLWGHDFSVGFK, from the coding sequence ATGAGTATCCGGTCGTTGGGGTATCTGCGCTTGGAGGCCACCGACGTGGCGGCCTGGCGGGAGTACGCGCTCAAGGTGCTCGGCATGGTCGAGGGCAAAGGTGTGGACGGGGCGTCGCCCGAGGGTGCGTTGTACCTGCGGATGGACGAGTTCCCCGCGAGGCTGATCGTCGTCCCGGGTGAGCGCGACCGGCTGCTGCAGTCGGGCTGGGAGACCTCGAACGCCGCCGGGCTGCAGGAGATCCGCAAGCGGCTCGAAGTCGAGGGGACGCCCTACAAGGAGGCCACCGCCGCCGAACTCGCCGACCGCCGGGTCGACGAGATGATCACCTTCGAGGATCCGTCGGGCAACACCTTGGAGATCTTCCACGGCGTGGCGCTCGAGCACCGGCGGGTGGTGAGCCCGTACGGGCACAAGTTCGTCACCGAGGAGCAGGGGCTCGGCCACGTGGTGCTGACCACCCGCGACGACGCGGAGTCGACGCACTTCTACCGCGACGTCCTCGGGTTCAAGCTGCGTGACTCGATGCGGCTGCCGCCGCAGCTGGTGGGTCGGCCGGCCGACGGAGCGCCGGCATGGCTGCGCTTCTTCGGTGTCAATCCGCGCCACCACAGTCTGGCGTTCATGCCGGGGGAGACCCCGAGCGGGATCGTGCACCTGATGATGGAAGTGGACAACAGCGACGACGTGGGTCTGTGCCTGGACCGCGCGTTGCGCCGCAAGGTGCCGATGTCGGCCACGCTGGGTCGGCACGTCAACGACAAGATGCTGTCGTTCTACATGAAGACGCCCGGCGGTTTCGACGTCGAATTCGGTTGTGAGGGACTCGAAGTCACCGATGACGATTGGGTGGCGCGGGAGAGCACGGCGGTCAGCCTGTGGGGCCACGACTTCAGCGTCGGTTTCAAATAG
- the hsaD gene encoding 4,5:9,10-diseco-3-hydroxy-5,9,17-trioxoandrosta-1(10),2-diene-4-oate hydrolase yields the protein MTSYIQETEQQVEITFESTSRYAQVRDDMKLHYHEAGVGNRGSADTVVLLHGGGPGASSWSNFGRNIGVLAKHFHVLAVDQPGYGHSDKHTEHEQYNRYSATALLNLFDHLGIERAALVGNSLGGGTAVRFALDNPKRAGRLVLMGPGGLSVNLFAPDPTEGVKLLGRFTQEPTRENIEKFLRIMVFDQKMITDELVDERFAIASQPESLAAAKAMGKSFAGPDFELGMMWREVYKLRQRVLLIWGREDRVNPLDGALVALKQIPRVQLHVFGQCGHWAQLEKFDEFNKLCIDFLGGES from the coding sequence ATGACTTCCTACATCCAGGAGACCGAGCAACAGGTCGAGATCACGTTCGAGTCCACCTCGCGGTATGCGCAGGTGCGCGACGACATGAAACTGCACTACCACGAGGCGGGCGTCGGCAATCGCGGATCCGCGGACACTGTGGTGCTGTTGCACGGCGGCGGACCCGGCGCGTCGAGCTGGTCCAACTTCGGCCGCAATATCGGGGTGCTGGCCAAGCACTTTCATGTGTTGGCCGTCGATCAGCCCGGCTACGGCCACTCCGACAAGCACACCGAGCATGAGCAGTACAACCGCTACAGCGCCACCGCGCTGCTGAATCTGTTCGACCACCTCGGTATCGAGCGGGCGGCGCTGGTGGGCAACTCACTCGGTGGGGGCACCGCGGTGCGGTTCGCACTGGACAACCCGAAGCGCGCCGGCAGGCTGGTGCTGATGGGCCCCGGTGGTCTGAGCGTCAACCTGTTCGCGCCCGACCCGACCGAAGGGGTCAAGCTGCTGGGCCGGTTCACCCAGGAGCCGACGCGCGAGAACATCGAGAAATTCCTGCGCATCATGGTTTTCGATCAGAAGATGATCACCGACGAGCTTGTCGACGAGCGGTTCGCCATCGCCAGCCAGCCGGAGTCACTCGCCGCAGCCAAGGCGATGGGGAAGTCGTTCGCCGGACCGGATTTCGAGCTCGGGATGATGTGGCGTGAGGTGTACAAACTGCGTCAGCGGGTGCTGCTGATCTGGGGTCGCGAAGACCGGGTCAATCCGCTCGACGGTGCGTTGGTGGCGCTCAAGCAGATTCCCCGGGTGCAGCTGCATGTGTTCGGGCAGTGTGGACATTGGGCACAATTGGAGAAGTTCGACGAGTTCAACAAGCTATGTATTGATTTTCTTGGGGGCGAGTCATGA
- the hsaA gene encoding 3-hydroxy-9,10-secoandrosta-1,3,5(10)-triene-9,17-dione monooxygenase oxygenase subunit, translating into MTSIQQRDAQSVLAGIDDLLPQFRERAQATEDLRRIPDETVQQLDEVGFFKLLQPEQWGGLQADPTLFYEAVRRIASACGSTGWVSSIIGVHNWHLALFDQQAQEEVWGEDPTVRVSSSYAPMGAGTVVDGGYLVSGSWNWSSGCDTASWAFLGGPVIKDGRPVDFGSFLIPRSEYRIDDVWHVVGLRGTGSNTVVVKDVFVPSHRFLSYKAMNDGTAGGFANNTAPVYKMPWGTVHPTTISAPIVGMAYGAYDAHVEHQGKRVRAAFAGEKSKDDPFAKVRIAEAASDIDAAWRQLIGNVGDEYALLSAGKEIPFNLRARARRDQVRATARAIASVDRLFEASGATALANDAPIQRFWRDAHAGRVHAANEPERAYLIFGNDEFGLPPTDTMV; encoded by the coding sequence GTGACTTCCATTCAACAACGTGACGCCCAGTCGGTACTGGCCGGCATCGACGATCTGCTCCCGCAGTTCCGTGAGCGTGCCCAGGCCACCGAGGATCTGCGTCGCATCCCCGACGAGACCGTCCAGCAGCTGGACGAAGTCGGGTTCTTCAAGCTGCTCCAGCCTGAGCAGTGGGGCGGCCTGCAAGCGGACCCGACGCTGTTCTACGAAGCAGTCCGCCGCATCGCCAGCGCCTGCGGTTCCACCGGTTGGGTCTCCTCCATCATCGGGGTGCACAACTGGCATCTGGCGCTGTTCGACCAGCAGGCCCAGGAAGAGGTCTGGGGTGAGGACCCGACGGTGCGGGTGTCCTCGTCGTACGCCCCGATGGGTGCCGGCACGGTGGTCGACGGCGGCTACCTGGTCAGCGGATCGTGGAACTGGTCTTCGGGCTGCGACACCGCCTCCTGGGCATTCCTCGGCGGCCCGGTGATCAAGGACGGCCGGCCGGTCGACTTCGGCAGCTTCCTGATCCCGCGCAGCGAGTACCGCATCGATGACGTGTGGCATGTGGTGGGTCTGCGGGGTACCGGCAGCAACACCGTCGTCGTCAAGGACGTCTTCGTCCCCAGCCACCGCTTCCTGTCCTACAAGGCGATGAACGACGGCACCGCCGGCGGCTTCGCGAACAACACCGCCCCGGTGTACAAGATGCCTTGGGGCACGGTGCATCCCACCACCATCTCGGCGCCGATCGTGGGCATGGCCTACGGGGCCTACGATGCCCACGTCGAGCACCAGGGCAAGCGTGTCCGCGCCGCGTTCGCCGGTGAGAAGTCCAAGGACGACCCGTTCGCCAAGGTTCGGATCGCCGAAGCGGCCAGTGATATCGACGCTGCGTGGCGTCAGTTGATCGGCAATGTCGGTGACGAGTACGCCTTGCTGAGTGCGGGTAAGGAGATCCCGTTCAACCTGCGGGCCCGGGCCCGCCGCGACCAGGTGCGCGCCACCGCGCGCGCCATCGCCTCGGTGGACCGACTGTTCGAAGCGTCCGGCGCCACCGCGCTGGCCAATGACGCTCCGATCCAACGCTTCTGGCGTGATGCGCACGCCGGCCGGGTGCATGCCGCCAATGAGCCGGAGCGCGCGTACCTGATCTTTGGCAACGACGAATTCGGTCTGCCGCCGACCGACACGATGGTGTAG
- a CDS encoding ferredoxin--NADP reductase: MTDEPLGSHVLELEIADVIVETDDARSLVFKVPDGPGDPVIAPEKLRYAPGQFLTVRVPSDRTGSVARCYSLCSSPHTDDALTVTIKRTVGGYASNWLCEHAHPGMKLHVLAPSGTFVPKSLDGDFLLIAAGSGITPMMAICKSVLAAGSGQVTLVYANRDEKSVIFAEGLRDLTAKYPDRLSVVHWLESVQGLPTAAALARLAAAHTSRQTFICGPAPFMAAAKDAMQLLQLPEEQVHIEVFRSLDTDPFAAVKLEEAADDDQPPATAVVTLDGTTHELSWPRNAKLLDVLLDKGLDAPFSCREGHCGACAVLKRSGEVTMEINDVLEPSDLEEGLILGCQALPATDSVEVTYDE, from the coding sequence GTGACGGACGAGCCACTCGGCAGTCACGTGCTGGAACTCGAGATCGCCGATGTCATCGTCGAGACCGATGATGCGCGGTCGCTGGTGTTCAAAGTGCCCGACGGCCCCGGTGACCCGGTGATCGCGCCCGAAAAACTGCGGTACGCGCCGGGCCAGTTCCTGACGGTGCGCGTGCCCAGCGACCGCACGGGGTCGGTGGCTCGCTGCTATTCGCTGTGCAGTTCACCGCACACCGACGACGCACTCACCGTCACGATCAAGCGCACCGTCGGCGGCTACGCCTCCAACTGGTTGTGCGAACACGCCCACCCCGGCATGAAACTGCACGTGCTCGCCCCGTCGGGCACCTTCGTGCCGAAGTCACTCGACGGCGACTTCCTACTGATCGCGGCCGGCAGCGGAATCACCCCGATGATGGCCATCTGCAAGTCCGTACTGGCGGCGGGCAGCGGCCAGGTCACTCTCGTCTACGCCAACCGCGACGAGAAGTCCGTCATCTTCGCCGAGGGGCTGCGTGACCTGACCGCAAAATATCCCGACCGGCTGTCGGTGGTGCACTGGCTGGAATCGGTGCAGGGGTTGCCGACGGCGGCCGCACTGGCGCGCCTGGCTGCGGCGCACACCTCCCGACAGACCTTCATCTGCGGGCCCGCCCCCTTCATGGCCGCCGCCAAGGATGCAATGCAGTTACTGCAGTTGCCGGAAGAACAGGTGCACATCGAGGTGTTCCGGTCCCTCGACACCGATCCATTCGCGGCGGTCAAGCTCGAGGAGGCAGCCGACGACGACCAGCCACCGGCCACCGCTGTCGTGACCCTGGACGGCACCACCCACGAACTGAGCTGGCCACGCAACGCCAAGCTGCTCGACGTGCTGCTCGACAAGGGCCTCGACGCGCCGTTCTCCTGCCGGGAGGGACACTGCGGCGCCTGCGCGGTACTCAAGCGTAGTGGCGAGGTCACCATGGAGATCAACGATGTGCTGGAACCCTCGGATCTCGAGGAAGGTCTGATCCTGGGTTGCCAGGCGCTACCTGCCACGGATTCCGTCGAAGTGACCTACGACGAATAA
- a CDS encoding acyl-CoA dehydrogenase codes for MSGVAGLEAAELLAARDLVQSWAAGSGVISAIRDIEQGKPDAWRSVFTGLTELGLFGVAVPEEAGGAGGSVGDLCTMVDEAAAALVPGPVATTAVATLVVDDPALLESLAAGERFAGLALAADLTFDDGTASGSADYVIGADAGALLLLPAGDQWLLVDAAAGGVDVELLTPTDFSRPLGRVTLTAAPATALPVSAGRFRDLVATVYAAEAAGIARWTLDTATEYAKVREQFGKPIGSFQAVKHMCAEMLLRSEQAAITASDAARAASDSDADQLAIAAAVAATTCIDAAIKNTKDCIQVLGGIGFTWEHDAHLYLRRALAIGQLLGGRAAWSRRVAQLSTGGLRRRLGIDLSQVEDQRAAIAADIAEVAKLPEEQHQAGLARAGLYAPHWPAPHGRDASPAMQLLIDEELAAAKVDRPDISIGWWAAPTILEHGTPEQIERFIPGTLRGEVYWCQLFSEPGAGSDLAALRTKAVRTEGGWLLTGQKVWTSNAQKANWAVCLARTNPDAPKHKGITYFLVDMSAAGLLIRPLREITGEALFNEVFLDEVFVPDEMVVGPVDGGWPLARTTLANERVAMGGGGKLDKGMEDLLSAVGDVELDVAEQDSLGQLIVAAQIGSLLDQRIAEMAVGGRDPGAQSSVRKLVGVRYRQALAERVMELTPGGGLVDSPEVRYFLNTRCLTIAGGTEQILLTVAGERLLGLPR; via the coding sequence GTGTCTGGAGTTGCTGGCCTGGAGGCCGCCGAGCTGTTAGCTGCACGTGACTTGGTGCAGTCCTGGGCGGCTGGTTCCGGGGTCATCTCGGCAATCCGCGACATCGAACAGGGCAAGCCGGATGCATGGCGGTCGGTTTTCACCGGCCTGACCGAACTCGGACTCTTCGGCGTGGCGGTCCCCGAGGAGGCGGGCGGCGCGGGCGGCAGTGTCGGCGATCTGTGCACGATGGTCGACGAAGCGGCGGCGGCCCTGGTCCCCGGACCCGTGGCCACCACGGCGGTGGCCACCCTGGTCGTGGACGACCCCGCGCTGCTGGAATCCCTGGCCGCGGGGGAGCGCTTCGCGGGGCTGGCCCTGGCCGCCGACCTGACCTTCGACGACGGCACCGCTTCGGGCAGTGCCGACTATGTGATCGGTGCGGACGCCGGCGCGCTGTTGCTGCTGCCCGCCGGTGACCAGTGGCTGCTGGTCGATGCCGCGGCCGGTGGGGTGGACGTCGAACTGCTGACCCCGACCGACTTCTCCCGTCCACTGGGCCGGGTCACCCTCACCGCGGCTCCGGCCACCGCACTGCCGGTGTCAGCGGGGCGGTTCCGCGATCTGGTGGCCACGGTGTACGCCGCCGAAGCGGCGGGCATCGCGCGCTGGACGTTGGACACCGCCACCGAGTACGCGAAGGTGCGCGAGCAGTTCGGCAAGCCGATCGGCAGCTTCCAGGCCGTCAAGCACATGTGTGCCGAGATGCTGCTGCGCTCCGAGCAGGCCGCGATCACCGCCTCCGACGCAGCCCGCGCAGCGTCGGATTCCGATGCCGACCAGCTGGCCATTGCCGCGGCGGTGGCCGCCACCACCTGTATCGACGCCGCCATCAAGAACACCAAGGACTGCATCCAGGTTCTGGGCGGCATCGGGTTCACCTGGGAGCACGACGCCCATCTGTACCTGCGACGGGCGCTGGCCATCGGACAACTCCTGGGCGGCCGCGCTGCCTGGTCGCGTCGTGTCGCCCAACTCAGCACCGGTGGCCTGCGCCGCCGCCTGGGCATCGACCTCAGCCAGGTCGAGGACCAGCGCGCCGCGATAGCCGCCGATATCGCCGAGGTCGCCAAGCTGCCGGAAGAGCAGCACCAGGCCGGGCTGGCCAGGGCAGGCCTGTACGCCCCGCACTGGCCCGCACCTCATGGCCGCGACGCCTCCCCGGCGATGCAGTTGCTCATCGACGAGGAGCTGGCCGCGGCGAAGGTCGACCGCCCCGATATCTCCATCGGCTGGTGGGCCGCACCCACCATTCTCGAGCACGGCACACCGGAACAGATCGAACGCTTCATCCCGGGCACGCTGCGGGGCGAGGTGTACTGGTGCCAGCTGTTCTCCGAGCCGGGCGCAGGATCGGATCTCGCCGCGTTGCGCACCAAAGCCGTTCGTACCGAAGGCGGTTGGCTGCTGACCGGTCAGAAGGTGTGGACTTCGAACGCGCAGAAGGCCAACTGGGCGGTGTGCCTGGCCCGGACCAATCCCGATGCGCCCAAGCACAAGGGCATCACCTATTTCCTGGTGGACATGAGCGCTGCGGGCCTGCTGATCCGCCCGCTGCGCGAGATCACCGGTGAGGCGTTGTTCAACGAGGTGTTCCTCGATGAGGTGTTCGTGCCCGACGAGATGGTGGTGGGTCCGGTCGACGGAGGCTGGCCGCTGGCGCGCACCACGCTGGCCAATGAACGTGTGGCGATGGGCGGTGGCGGCAAGCTCGACAAGGGGATGGAGGACCTGCTGAGTGCCGTCGGCGATGTCGAACTCGATGTGGCCGAACAGGATTCACTTGGACAGTTGATCGTTGCGGCGCAGATCGGCTCACTGTTGGATCAGCGGATCGCCGAGATGGCGGTCGGGGGACGCGATCCCGGCGCCCAGTCGAGCGTGCGCAAACTCGTCGGCGTCCGGTACCGGCAGGCCCTGGCTGAACGGGTGATGGAACTGACCCCCGGCGGCGGGCTGGTCGACAGCCCCGAGGTGCGGTACTTCCTGAACACCCGATGCCTGACGATCGCCGGTGGCACCGAACAGATCCTGCTGACAGTGGCCGGCGAGCGGTTGCTGGGCCTGCCGCGCTAG